Proteins encoded together in one Hymenobacter monticola window:
- a CDS encoding MBL fold metallo-hydrolase translates to MKLTLLLTAALAAFTVQAQAQTATTASRAAADQIATKKGPLKVQPITHGSVVLSWGGKTIYVDPYGGPAGFAALAPADVVLITDIHPDHLDPKTLAGLSVGKALMIVPPAVAEKLPAEYKGHVRVLRNGQKLDTLGMSVAAIPMYNLPEAADAMHTKGRGNGYVLNLGGKNVYLSGDTEDTPEMRALKNIDVAFVCMNLPYTMDVNQAAQGVLAFKPGIVYPYHYRGQNGLSDVAAFKKTVNAGNKNIDVRLRNWYPTAQ, encoded by the coding sequence ATGAAACTCACCCTCCTACTCACGGCCGCGCTGGCGGCTTTCACCGTGCAGGCGCAAGCCCAGACGGCAACCACCGCATCGCGCGCGGCAGCCGACCAGATTGCCACCAAGAAAGGCCCGCTCAAGGTGCAGCCCATCACCCACGGCAGCGTGGTGCTAAGCTGGGGCGGCAAAACCATTTACGTGGACCCCTACGGCGGCCCGGCGGGCTTCGCCGCACTGGCGCCAGCTGATGTTGTGCTCATCACCGACATCCACCCCGACCACCTCGACCCCAAAACGCTGGCTGGACTCTCGGTGGGCAAAGCCCTGATGATAGTGCCCCCGGCAGTAGCCGAGAAGCTGCCCGCCGAATACAAAGGGCACGTGCGCGTGCTGCGCAACGGCCAGAAGCTCGACACCTTGGGCATGAGCGTGGCGGCCATTCCTATGTACAACCTGCCCGAAGCGGCGGACGCCATGCACACCAAAGGCCGCGGCAACGGCTACGTGCTGAACCTTGGCGGCAAAAACGTGTACCTCTCCGGCGATACCGAAGACACCCCGGAAATGCGCGCCCTCAAGAACATTGACGTGGCCTTTGTGTGCATGAATCTGCCCTACACCATGGACGTGAACCAGGCCGCGCAGGGCGTGCTGGCCTTCAAGCCGGGCATAGTGTACCCCTACCACTACCGCGGCCAAAACGGCCTGAGCGACGTGGCCGCCTTCAAGAAAACCGTGAACGCAGGCAATAAGAACATCGACGTGCGGCTGCGCAACTGGTACCCCACCGCGCAGTAG
- a CDS encoding DUF2339 domain-containing protein — protein sequence MRRPPPPPEPTGPTWWERAATLILENWTGILGAVVLVTGVGFLGIYAALRVSPPLRFLLICAFAAGLLGVRWALRQKSFARQLNGWLLSSAAAIFLFACVAAVSIEGLRWVTAPWDYLLLLTGMGANLLLAWRASREEVATLHGVLSLVALAVLPPTALTLGTAAAVTAFTIAITYRQRWKYQLLLGIVSFFAFHLYWHRQLTDIPNSLRLMAMALVALVGLAAAVVQYRRVYAQRRFEPLLFTAHLLNWTCLGINLYLYSTGSIWKTIPLGLGALLTFWAGRQAKKLGIGWLFQTDTIISLILALATALSLQGWHATPSVILVFMLLETLLVALVMARQREALVYRVALFAACLAGGGLLFFAALNADSSLAQVLYRNAFLLALAGWAGLAFTQLTYKQPLLQAEGPNAKPWVGANSPAMSVRNLLAGFAGLAGLLQAGSGLLLARVLFAWDHAPVALLLGALLALGAGAMGLAAWVRTAPQTPAWVRQQQLLLAQGFAVLAGLGLHELGLSWAVVLGILFAENVAVALLAARRREPLLYHVAQAGAFLAGGGLLLTAWAQVNHGLPRELYRDALVLALTGWLSLAFLRGAYRQLSAPGASEISDTNQRLLGGFAGLGALLQASTGLLLARVLFGWQQAPVAVLLAALLVMGGAALGLATWVRAEPRLPAWVRPLQLLLAQAFALLTVSGLHELGLSWSVVLGLLFAENMAVVLLAARKREGLIYRVALAGACSAGLSLLLLAIGNADHSLLPTLYRDALVLALAGWAGILLVDFTHRQLLLARQADGLDDAQTDRDLLGGIVGLAGLLQAGTGLLLGRALFSTPGAPVAWLLGALLAMGGIALGLAAWVHARGLLPRWVRRQQLVLGQAFTVLAALGLHEAGLSWPGALLVLYAENMLAALLLRGRDEDDLLHLQTYLLVLLAALLPLLVRYTSPGALGAEVRAALLVGAALLTVGYQLRHRLRPEANEEYAVLPLGGTLRLPVLGLAVGWLLLSGGALVYDQAWAAWAMVGLLGALLYLRHRVVAPGVWAGLLLAAVGYLGLQWSYALRPPAGQLASAGAVLLYLLPTLAVPLVGARVSWWAPAQRFVRGPWVYLLGLHLVVALVAAVPAGHVAYLALGFTGLAGAAFAAAQVWRRRLPNQSAVWRAGLPDRYLLHLSYGLLAAGLLTHGYLLALDERFFGQPAEYATATLLFATLTALALAAPPATGPVYNSWRRLHPWLPEAALLFGTATLGHHVRTPWLPLLWATGALLLTLVASRTPARFRRLAAYGRLYYWLAAGTASLASLRYITPEQLLSFDWWGISAAVALLFAYIARALQAVNLPAGLSPAWERLIHPPRRVLEAWLLYPAFLAFTLLLVQSFDHSVLTVLLMLEVVAVFSTSLLLRRQDLRYLALAGMLGSLLRLVFFDLSRSGTITRAFVFIFMGLLLLGMNALYARFKARFAPEESGKDDKASEALAGPDTQAP from the coding sequence TTGCGGCGCCCGCCTCCCCCGCCGGAGCCCACCGGGCCCACCTGGTGGGAACGGGCCGCCACCCTTATCCTGGAAAACTGGACCGGCATCCTCGGGGCCGTGGTGCTGGTTACGGGCGTCGGCTTCCTGGGCATTTACGCGGCGTTGCGGGTGAGTCCGCCGTTGCGGTTTCTGTTGATTTGTGCGTTCGCGGCGGGCTTGTTGGGCGTGCGGTGGGCGCTCCGCCAGAAAAGCTTCGCGCGGCAGCTCAACGGCTGGTTGCTGAGCAGTGCGGCCGCCATCTTCCTGTTTGCCTGCGTAGCCGCCGTGAGCATTGAGGGCTTGCGCTGGGTCACCGCGCCCTGGGACTATCTGCTGCTACTCACGGGCATGGGCGCCAACCTGCTCCTGGCCTGGCGCGCTAGCCGCGAGGAAGTAGCCACGCTGCACGGCGTGCTGAGCCTGGTGGCCCTGGCGGTGCTGCCGCCCACGGCCCTTACGCTGGGCACCGCGGCGGCCGTCACGGCCTTCACCATCGCCATCACCTACCGCCAGCGGTGGAAATACCAGCTGCTGCTCGGCATCGTCAGCTTCTTCGCCTTCCACCTCTACTGGCACCGGCAGCTGACGGACATTCCCAACTCCCTGCGCCTGATGGCCATGGCGCTGGTGGCGCTGGTGGGCCTGGCCGCCGCCGTGGTGCAGTACCGCCGCGTGTACGCCCAGCGCCGGTTCGAACCCCTGCTTTTTACCGCCCACCTACTCAACTGGACCTGTCTGGGCATCAACCTGTACCTGTACAGCACGGGTTCTATCTGGAAAACCATTCCGCTGGGCCTGGGCGCGCTGCTCACCTTCTGGGCCGGGCGTCAAGCCAAGAAGCTCGGCATCGGCTGGCTGTTCCAGACCGATACCATCATCTCGCTTATTCTGGCGTTGGCCACGGCCCTGTCGCTACAGGGCTGGCACGCCACCCCCTCGGTTATCCTCGTGTTTATGCTGCTCGAAACACTGCTGGTGGCGCTGGTAATGGCCCGGCAACGCGAAGCGCTGGTGTATCGCGTGGCGCTGTTCGCCGCGTGCCTGGCGGGCGGTGGCCTGCTGTTCTTCGCGGCCCTCAACGCCGATTCCAGCCTGGCCCAGGTGCTGTATCGCAATGCCTTCTTGCTGGCTTTGGCAGGCTGGGCGGGCCTGGCGTTCACCCAGCTCACGTACAAGCAGCCGCTGCTGCAAGCTGAGGGGCCCAACGCGAAGCCGTGGGTGGGGGCGAACTCTCCGGCCATGTCGGTCCGCAACCTATTGGCGGGCTTTGCGGGGCTGGCCGGCCTGTTGCAGGCGGGGTCCGGGCTGCTGCTGGCCCGGGTGCTGTTTGCCTGGGACCATGCGCCTGTTGCGTTGCTGCTCGGTGCCCTGTTGGCCCTGGGTGCCGGCGCCATGGGCTTGGCGGCCTGGGTACGCACCGCGCCCCAAACCCCGGCCTGGGTACGACAGCAGCAACTGCTACTAGCGCAGGGCTTTGCGGTGCTGGCCGGTCTGGGCCTGCACGAGTTGGGCCTGAGCTGGGCAGTGGTGCTGGGCATCCTGTTCGCCGAGAACGTGGCGGTGGCCTTGTTGGCGGCCCGGCGGCGCGAGCCACTGCTCTACCACGTTGCCCAGGCCGGGGCCTTCCTCGCCGGTGGCGGCCTGTTGCTGACTGCCTGGGCGCAGGTAAACCATGGGCTGCCCCGTGAACTGTACCGCGACGCCCTGGTGCTGGCCCTGACCGGCTGGCTGAGCCTGGCGTTCCTTCGCGGGGCTTACCGGCAGCTTTCGGCTCCCGGCGCATCAGAAATTTCCGACACGAACCAACGCTTGCTTGGTGGCTTTGCGGGGCTGGGCGCCTTGCTGCAAGCCAGCACCGGCCTGCTGCTGGCGCGCGTGCTGTTTGGCTGGCAGCAGGCGCCGGTAGCCGTGTTGTTGGCCGCGCTCCTGGTAATGGGCGGCGCGGCGCTGGGACTTGCAACTTGGGTGCGCGCCGAGCCCCGGTTACCTGCCTGGGTGCGGCCGCTGCAGTTGTTGCTGGCTCAGGCATTTGCCCTGCTCACGGTGTCGGGATTGCACGAGTTGGGGCTGAGCTGGTCGGTGGTGCTGGGCCTGCTTTTTGCCGAAAACATGGCGGTGGTCCTGCTCGCCGCCCGGAAGCGGGAGGGCCTCATCTATCGGGTTGCCCTGGCCGGAGCCTGTTCCGCGGGATTAAGTTTGCTGCTACTGGCCATCGGTAACGCCGACCACAGCCTGCTGCCTACGCTTTACCGCGACGCCTTAGTGCTGGCGTTGGCTGGCTGGGCCGGAATCCTATTGGTTGATTTCACCCACCGCCAACTACTGCTAGCGCGGCAGGCCGACGGGCTGGATGATGCGCAAACCGACCGTGACCTGTTGGGCGGCATTGTTGGGCTGGCGGGCTTGCTGCAGGCTGGCACCGGGCTGTTGCTGGGCCGGGCGCTGTTCAGCACACCCGGCGCGCCGGTGGCCTGGCTGCTGGGGGCTCTCCTGGCCATGGGAGGCATTGCGCTGGGCCTGGCGGCTTGGGTGCATGCCCGCGGGCTACTGCCCCGTTGGGTGCGGCGCCAGCAGCTGGTGTTGGGACAGGCGTTTACCGTGCTGGCCGCATTGGGCTTGCACGAGGCCGGCCTGAGCTGGCCGGGCGCCCTACTGGTTCTTTACGCTGAGAATATGCTGGCCGCGCTGCTGTTACGCGGCCGTGACGAAGACGACCTGTTGCACTTGCAGACCTACCTGCTGGTGCTGCTCGCAGCCCTCTTGCCCCTGCTGGTGCGCTACACCTCACCGGGCGCCCTCGGAGCGGAGGTGCGGGCGGCCTTGCTCGTCGGGGCGGCCCTGCTCACGGTGGGTTACCAGCTGCGGCATCGGTTGCGGCCGGAGGCAAACGAAGAGTACGCGGTGCTGCCGCTGGGCGGCACCTTGCGCCTGCCGGTGCTGGGGCTGGCCGTGGGCTGGCTGTTGCTCAGTGGCGGCGCGCTGGTATACGACCAAGCCTGGGCCGCCTGGGCCATGGTGGGCTTGCTGGGCGCGCTGCTGTACCTGCGGCACCGGGTGGTGGCGCCGGGCGTGTGGGCCGGCCTGCTGCTGGCCGCTGTGGGCTACCTGGGCCTGCAGTGGAGCTACGCGCTGCGGCCGCCGGCCGGGCAGCTGGCCAGCGCGGGAGCTGTGCTGCTTTACTTGCTGCCCACGCTGGCCGTGCCGTTGGTGGGCGCCCGGGTGTCGTGGTGGGCGCCGGCCCAACGGTTTGTGCGCGGTCCGTGGGTGTACCTGCTGGGGCTGCACCTGGTGGTGGCGTTGGTGGCCGCCGTGCCCGCGGGCCACGTGGCTTACCTCGCGCTGGGCTTTACCGGACTGGCGGGGGCCGCCTTCGCCGCGGCCCAGGTGTGGCGCCGCCGCTTGCCCAACCAGTCGGCCGTATGGCGGGCCGGCCTTCCCGACCGCTACCTGCTGCACCTCAGCTACGGGCTACTGGCGGCGGGTCTGCTCACGCATGGGTACCTGCTCGCGCTTGATGAGCGGTTTTTCGGCCAGCCCGCCGAATACGCGACGGCGACGCTGCTCTTCGCCACGCTGACGGCCCTGGCGTTGGCGGCCCCGCCCGCTACGGGCCCGGTATACAACTCCTGGCGCCGGCTGCATCCGTGGCTACCCGAGGCGGCGCTGCTCTTTGGCACTGCCACGCTGGGCCACCACGTGCGCACGCCCTGGCTGCCGCTGCTGTGGGCAACGGGCGCGCTGCTCCTGACGCTAGTGGCTTCCCGAACCCCGGCGCGCTTCCGGCGTTTGGCCGCGTACGGCCGGCTCTACTATTGGCTGGCTGCTGGCACGGCCAGCCTGGCCAGCCTGCGCTACATCACCCCGGAGCAGCTTCTGAGCTTCGATTGGTGGGGGATTTCGGCGGCGGTGGCGTTGCTGTTTGCCTACATAGCCCGGGCACTGCAAGCGGTCAATCTTCCTGCCGGCCTCTCGCCCGCCTGGGAACGGCTCATTCACCCGCCGCGCCGCGTGCTCGAAGCCTGGCTGCTTTATCCAGCTTTCCTGGCGTTCACGCTGCTGCTCGTGCAGTCGTTCGACCACTCGGTGCTCACCGTATTGCTTATGCTGGAAGTGGTGGCCGTCTTTAGCACCAGCCTGCTGCTGCGGCGTCAGGATTTGCGCTACCTTGCCCTGGCCGGCATGCTGGGCTCGCTGCTCCGGCTGGTGTTTTTCGACCTGAGCCGCAGCGGGACCATCACACGCGCCTTCGTCTTCATTTTCATGGGGCTGCTGCTGCTCGGCATGAATGCCCTGTATGCCCGCTTTAAGGCCCGTTTTGCCCCGGAGGAGTCGGGAAAAGACGATAAAGCGTCGGAAGCACTCGCTGGCCCGGACACTCAGGCACCATAA